Part of the Flavobacterium sp. MDT1-60 genome, TGTTGAAGGACTAATTGCAATGTTGGGAGGAGAAAAACCTTTCACGAAAAAACTAGACAACTTGTTTACCGTTAAAGGCGATATGGGAGCTGAAGCATCAAACGATATTACAGGTTTGATTGGGCAATATGCTCACGGAAACGAACCAAGTCACCATATTACTTATTTATACAATTTCGTAGGACAGCCTTGGAAAACAGCCGAAAAAGTACGTTATATCGTTGATAATTTATATAGCGACAAACCAGATGGATTGTGTGGAAACGAAGACGTTGGACAAATGTCTGCCTGGTATGTTTGGAGCACATTAGGGATGTATTCTGTAAATCCTTTCAACGGAATTTATGTTATCGGAAGTCCAACTATGGATGAATCAGTGTTGAATTTAGCTGATGGAAAAAGTTTTACAATGAAAGCCATCAACAACAGTTCAAAAAATATATACATTCAAAAAGCAACTTTGAACGGAAAGGCGTATACCAAAAGTTACCTGCTTCATTCGGATATCATGAAGGGAGGAGAATTGATTTTTACTATGGGTGAAAAACCTTCTAAAACCTGGGGTGTTTCGACTAAAGACAGACCTTATTCTGCAGAATAATTTTTTGAAGGAGTGAGTAGTGAGTCCGGAAGATGTTTTTTATTTATTACAAATAGAAATGTTTTCCGGATTTTTTGTAAGTGCATTTTTATTTGTTCTAATTTTAGGGAAAAAGATAATTACTAATTAAACAAGGGTAATATTGAATTAATTATTATACCTCAGGTATTATATTTTTATATTCCTAAAAATGTATGAATTTAATAAAAAAGATATGGCATTAATAACTCAGATAGATATTGAAAAGGATTTTGGCTCCAAAGAGAATAAAAAGTGGCTGTTTCCTTTTATATTGGTAACCAGTTTGTTTTTTTTCTGGGGATTTGTACACAATTTAGATCCGATACTTATTCCACATTTAAGAAAAGCATTTAATCTTACCGACTTAGAATCTTCTTTAATCGATTCTTCTGTTTTCATAGCCTATTTTGTCATGGCTTTGCCAGCAGGTTACATCATGAGAAAATACGGTTATAAATCAGGTATCATGATCGGATTGGTTTTGTTTGGTATTGGTTCAATATTGTTTGTGCCTGCTGCTAATTCATTGCAATATATCTATTTTTTGGGGGCATTATTTGTCATTGCGTGTGGACTTACATTTTTGGAAACAGCGGCTAATCCATATGTAACAATTTTGGGACCATCTGAAACGGCAACCAAAAGATTGAATTTTTCACAATCGTTTAACGGATTGGCAGCTTTTATTGCTCCCGCATACATTGGACCAATGATTTTATCAGGGAAAAACTTAACTCAGACTGAATTAGATGCTATGGCTCCTGCAGCACTACACGCTCATATTTTAGAAGAAGCGGCAAGTGTAAAGATGCCTTATCTGATTTTAGGATTGATTATTCTGGCAGTAGCAGTAGTCTTTTATTTTACCAACATGCCCGATGTGAAAGATGAAGATAAAGAAGGAGCAGAGGGTGCCAGTTTTGCCGGAGCCTTGAAATCAATGCGTTTACGATGGGGAATTTTAGCACAATTCTTTTATGTGGGAGCACAGGTTTGTGTAGGAAGTTTTTTTATCAAAATGGCGACAACTTCGGCAGCTTTAGATGAAGATATCGCAGCTAAATTTTTAGGTTTTTATGGTCTGGCATTTATGTTAGGTCGTTTCGCAGGAACATTCTTTATGCAATATATACAACCAAGAAAGTTATTGATCATTTATTCGATCGTCACTATGCTATTATCAGTAGTAGCTATAATCGGAACGGGAATGTTAGTGGTCTATACTTTAATTGCAATTGCATTTTTTATGAGCATTATGTTTCCTACGATTTTTTCAATGGGAATTGACGGACTTGGACATAATACCAAAATCGGATCTTCATTAATAGTAATGTCAATAGTTGGGGGAGCGTTACTTCCTCCGGTTTTAGGATTCATTTCAGATGCTACAGGAAGTATTCAGAATGGTTATGTAGTTCCGCTGATCTGTTTTTCAGTAATACTATTGTTCGCATTTAACGGGCATAAAACAAATAAAGCATAAATTCTATTTTATATAATATGTTAGATAACGGAGTTAAAAGACTGGTGATAAAAATGCACCCGGAAGACAATGTACTGGTGGCCTTAACGGATTTGGCAAAAGGAGAAAGTGTAACTTTTGAGAAAGAGACATATATCCTGCAAGATACTATTAAGGCAAAACATAAATTTTATACCAGTGATTTGAAAGAGGGAGCTGAGATAATTATGTACGGAGTCCTGGTTGGAAAAGTGCAAAATGATGTTGCCAAAGGGAGTTTAATGACAACTGACAATCTTAAACATGCAGCAGAACCGTATCAGTATCGCGATGTTGATTTTACATGGCAGGCACCAGATGTTTCAAAATACAAGGATAGAACTTTTAAAGGATATAAAAGAAGTGATGGTCGTTTTGGAACAGCCAATTATTGGCTATTTGTGCCAACGGTATTTTGCGAAAACCGAAATCTCGATGTCATACGTGAAGCCTTGCATAATGAGTTAGGATATTCAGTAAGTGATAAATACACTCAATATACACATCATTTACTTGAAGCCTATAAAAAAGGAGAAAGTCTGGAGGCAATTGATGTACAATTGACGCCGGATCATAATGCGAATAAGGTGTTTAAAAACGTAGACGGAATTAAATTTCTAAATCATCAGGGTGGTTGCGGAGGCACGCGTCAGGATTCGGCTACTTTGAGTGCCTTATTGGCTTCGTATGCGAATCATCCAAATGTGGCAGGAATAACAGTGCTGAGTTTGGGATGCCAACATTTGCAAGTGCAGGATTTTACAAATGATGTCAAAAAACAAAATCCTTCTTTTGATAAACCGATCTTTATTTTTGAGCAACAACAATCAAAAAGCGAAGAACAATTGATTGCTGATGCCATTAAAAAGACATTTGAAGGATTAATTGAAATAAACAAACAAGAAAGAGTTGCCGCACCACTAAGCGAATTATGTTTAGGAGTTAAATGTGGAGGAAGCGATGGTTTTAGTGGAGTTTCTGCTAATCCGGCTGTAGGTTATACTTCAGATTTATTGGTGGCTTTGGGTGGTAAAGTATTATTAGCTGAATTCCCTGAATTATGTGGAGTAGAACAGAACTTAATTGATCGTTGTATATCAGAAACGGTTGCTAAGAAATTTATTGATTTAATGCAGTCTTATGATGCTTTGGCGCATAAAGTAGGTTCAGGATTTCATATGAATCCATCACCCGGGAATATCAAAGACGGGTTAATAACAGATGCGATAAAAAGTGCCGGAGCAGCTAAAAAAGGAGGAACAGCGCCAGTAGTTGATGTCTTAGATTATACAGAGCAGGTTACAAAAGCTGGCTTGAGTTTGGTTTGCACACCAGGAAATGATGTGGAAGCTACAACCGGTAAAGCAGCAGCTGGAGCAACCTTAATATTGTTTACAACAGGATTGGGAACTCCAACAGGGAATCCGGTTTGCCCTGTTATTAAAGTGGCTACAAATTCTGTTTTGGCAAAAAAAAATGAGCGATATTATTGATATCGATTGTGGTCCGATCATTAGTGGTGAAAAGTCGATTGAAGAAATGGGTGAAGATATTTTGGAGTATTGTATTAAAGCGGCTAGTGGTGAAATTATTCCAAAGGCAGTTTTATTAAACCAGGATGATTTTATTCCGTGGAAACGAGGAGTTTCACTATAATTTTAAAATTTTAAACAAAAAATACATGTTTTCATTACAAAATAAAAAAGCGGTTGTTACCGGTGGTGGCAGCGGAATTGGGAAAGCTATTTCGGTTTTATTTGCAAAACAGGGAGCTGAAGTTCATATTATTGAACTAACAGAGGAAAGTGCTAAAACAGCTGTTGAAGAAATAAAAGCAAATGGCGGAAAAGTAGTTTCGCATGCCTGTAATGTAGCCAACCAGGAAGAAGTTTTAGCAACATTCGAAAAAATCGGCAACATCAATATTCTAATCAACAACGCAGGAATCGCACATGTTGGAAAAGTAGACACTACGCCGGCAGTAGATTTTGATCGCGTAATGGAGGTAAATGTAAAAGGAGTTTATAATTGTTTGTTTGCAGCGATTCCACAATTTAGGCTTTCAAATGGCGGTGTCATTATCAATATGGCATCAATCGCAGCGTGGGTTGGTATTCCGGACCGGTTTGCTTATTCAACTGCCAAAGGAGCTGTTATGGCCATGACATTATCTGTTGCAAAAGATTATATAAAAGAAAACATTCGTTGTAATTCTATTTCACCTGCAAGGGTTCACACCCCTTTTGTTGATGGTTTTATCTCGAAAAATTACGCGGGTAAAGAAGCAGAAATGTTCGAAAAATTATCACAGTCACAACCAATAGGAAGAATGGGAAAACCAGATGAAATCGCAGCATTGGCCTTATACCTATGCAGCGACGAAGCCGGATTCATCACAGGCTGTGATTACCCAATCGACGGAGGATTTATCAAATTAAATAACTGAAAAAAGGGGCTAAGGTTCTGAGAAGCTAAGATTCTAAGGTTTTTTTAGACTTAGATTCTCAGTTGTAATAGCTATCAAAAATACAACGCAGCAACTTTAAAATAAATAATTTAAAAAAGGTACTGAGATTCTGAGGTACTAAGATGCTAAGGCTCTTTAAAACTTAGTACCTCAGAACCTTAGTACCTGAGAACCTTAAAAAAGAAAAAATGAAATTAATACGTTTTGGAGCAATAGGAAAAGAAAAACCAGGAGTTTTAATTGGTGAAAAGAGATATGATGTTTCGTCAATTGTAACAGACTTTAACGAAAATTTTTTTGAAGAAAATGGCTTGGAGAAATTGCAAAAAGCATTAGATAGTAATCCAGCTTTACCTGAAGTTGATGCTAGTGTACGTTTAGGTTCTCCTGTGGCGAGACCTTCAAAAATAATCTGTATTGGACTAAATTACGTAGATCACTGCAAAGAAACCGGTGCGCCAATTCCGACGGAGCCAATCATCTTTTTTAAATCGACTACTTCTTTATGTGGGCCAAATGACAATTTGATCATCCCAAAAAATAGTAAAAAAACAGACTGGGAAGTAGAACTGGCATTTGTGGTGGGTAAAAAAGCAAGTTATGTAGAAGAAGCGGAAGCTTTGGATTATGTTGCAGGTTATGCTCTGCTTAATGATTACAGTGAAAGAGCTTATCAGTTAGAGCGCGGTGGACAATGGGCAAAAGGAAAAGGAAGCGATACATTCGCACCACTTGGGCCCTTTTTGGCGACTAAAGATGAAGTAAAAGATGTTGGTAATTTGTCGATGTGGCTGACTGTAAATGGTAAAAAATACCAAGACAGTAATACATTGAATTTGGTTTTCAAAATTCCATTTTTACTACATTATTTAAGTCAGTTTATGACGTTGCTTCCTGGCGATATCATCAGTACAGGAACGCCTCCGGGAGTTGGTTTGGGAATAAAACCAGATCCAATTTATCTTAAAGCAGGTGATATTGTAGAATTGGGAATTGAAGGTTTAGGAACCAGCAAACAAACTGCAGTAGCGTACAGTAAGTAATGAAATACAGTAGTAATTAATAAATAATAAACATGGTTAAGTCATTTTTCTATTCACTTCTTTTGTGCACTACATTATCGTTTGCACAAGAAGTAAATATCATTCCGCAGCCTGTAAAAGTTGTGAGAAATGCAGGAAATTTTGTGATTACTTCACAAACAAGTTTGGTTGTTACCAATAAAGAAGATAATGCTACGGCTGCTTTTCTGAATGGTTATTTATCTAATTATTATGGTTTTGTATTGCCAATTGCT contains:
- the fucP gene encoding L-fucose:H+ symporter permease, producing the protein MALITQIDIEKDFGSKENKKWLFPFILVTSLFFFWGFVHNLDPILIPHLRKAFNLTDLESSLIDSSVFIAYFVMALPAGYIMRKYGYKSGIMIGLVLFGIGSILFVPAANSLQYIYFLGALFVIACGLTFLETAANPYVTILGPSETATKRLNFSQSFNGLAAFIAPAYIGPMILSGKNLTQTELDAMAPAALHAHILEEAASVKMPYLILGLIILAVAVVFYFTNMPDVKDEDKEGAEGASFAGALKSMRLRWGILAQFFYVGAQVCVGSFFIKMATTSAALDEDIAAKFLGFYGLAFMLGRFAGTFFMQYIQPRKLLIIYSIVTMLLSVVAIIGTGMLVVYTLIAIAFFMSIMFPTIFSMGIDGLGHNTKIGSSLIVMSIVGGALLPPVLGFISDATGSIQNGYVVPLICFSVILLFAFNGHKTNKA
- a CDS encoding SDR family NAD(P)-dependent oxidoreductase, coding for MFSLQNKKAVVTGGGSGIGKAISVLFAKQGAEVHIIELTEESAKTAVEEIKANGGKVVSHACNVANQEEVLATFEKIGNINILINNAGIAHVGKVDTTPAVDFDRVMEVNVKGVYNCLFAAIPQFRLSNGGVIINMASIAAWVGIPDRFAYSTAKGAVMAMTLSVAKDYIKENIRCNSISPARVHTPFVDGFISKNYAGKEAEMFEKLSQSQPIGRMGKPDEIAALALYLCSDEAGFITGCDYPIDGGFIKLNN
- a CDS encoding fumarylacetoacetate hydrolase family protein encodes the protein MKLIRFGAIGKEKPGVLIGEKRYDVSSIVTDFNENFFEENGLEKLQKALDSNPALPEVDASVRLGSPVARPSKIICIGLNYVDHCKETGAPIPTEPIIFFKSTTSLCGPNDNLIIPKNSKKTDWEVELAFVVGKKASYVEEAEALDYVAGYALLNDYSERAYQLERGGQWAKGKGSDTFAPLGPFLATKDEVKDVGNLSMWLTVNGKKYQDSNTLNLVFKIPFLLHYLSQFMTLLPGDIISTGTPPGVGLGIKPDPIYLKAGDIVELGIEGLGTSKQTAVAYSK